In the Triticum aestivum cultivar Chinese Spring chromosome 2B, IWGSC CS RefSeq v2.1, whole genome shotgun sequence genome, ttacccacgtccgtattcatgagaatcccggaataaggggaacacgatctctgcttcgacaagacgtgccaaggaaaccgcttcgctaaacgtgctgaggtggtatagtaaaaaacaattcaaacaaaggcttggtagcggtgtgatgtcacgccgcataatacgtcagcagattggactagtgtacattttattctctctacggtgggatgtggaatttattttgcagagccggacactatcctggtgttcatgatcttctctggattattcaagggaggaacccgccttgcaacgccgaacattatgcgcgccggacttatcgtcattgaagcctggttcaggggctactgagggagtcctggactagggggtgtccggacagccggactatcatcgtccgccggactccaagactacgaagatacaattgaatactccgtcccgtgtccggatgggactttccttggcgtggaaggcaagcttggcgatacggatatgtagatctcctaccattgtaaccgactctgtgtaaccctagcctcctccggtgtctatataaaccggagggctttagtccgtaggacacaacatacattacaacaatcataccataggctagcttctagggtttagcctccttgatctcgtggtagatccactcttgtactacccatatcatcaatattaatcaagcaagacgtagggttttacctccatcgagagggcccgaacctgggtaaaacatcctgtcccttgtctcctgttaccatccgcctagacgcacagttcgggaccccctacccgagatccgccggttttgacaccgacagtatgcaCCTGAGGAAGtgtccaccgacgccaagaagcaggcgagGTTCCGAAAGGGACTTAGCCCcaagcttcgccgtgatctccgtctacacgagtgcacctccttccagaagcttgtgaacaaagccatcagtgctgaaacgggCCAGACTGACTATGAAGCTACATGCAAGCATTCccgtgattttggttcttcatccggttctggctctcagaagcgccgggtgtggatttcAAACAGAACTTTGCCaaccaggttcactccgaggccatcctatgaGGCGCCTCGTCCAACCTAGCAGTATGCACCGCCTAAGACTTACGGTGGACCAGCCGCCAATGCTGCCCCATGCACTAACACTGTGAAATGcttcaagtgcggagagccaggtcACTACCTTCGAGAGTGTCCCCATAAATACAACCCCAACCAGCctagaaagtccgttggccgtggtaaacCAGCGGGGAAGGTGTCCtatgccaagccagccaccactgcacgtggccatgtcaactatgtctcagccgaggaggctcatgatgatcccaacgtcgttcttggtacgctccttgttaattgtcatctggcatctgttcttttatgagagctatgctcgattgcacaacacaaAATTCGGTGACATGCCCAccaccatggaaattcaaactcctggctctagatggcaaacttctagagtaagccatgggaatgaaattcttgtcgatagactggttttccttgcatctttgatagctctcaagtcctcggacataaacatcatcttgggtatggactggatgtcagccgattatgctaagattgattgtgccactagaactgttcaacttacacatccatcgggcaagacagtcaatgtgtTAACCCGAGTGTCTAAGCATCAGCTCTACTCTCTCaatgccagtcctcttccagacctcgaagaCATACCGGTAGTCCATGAttttctggatgtctttccagaagaactaccaggtgttccacctaacagagatgtcgagttcgtaatagatcttattccaggaactgtcccaatctctagaagaccctataagatggcacccctagaactagctgagcttaagaaacaactcgatgagtccttgaaaaagggtttcatccgtcctagttcttccccatgggcttgtcccgtcctcttcgccaagaagaaggatggtacggatcggatggttgtagattattgacccgtcaacttgatcacaataaagaacaagtatccgctccccaggatcaacgacctgtatgatcagctagCTGGATCCTCAgacttctctaagatggatttgagcttgggctaccatcaaatcaaaatcaagaacgaggacattcccaaaatggcctttgttactcgttatggccaatacgagtacactgtcatgtccttaggtttaaccaatgccccagccactttctctcggttaatgaactcgatcttcatggagtatttggataagttcgtcgtggtttacctcgataatatactcatctactccaagaatgaggaagaacacgccaagcatctaaggctagtgttgatgaaacttcgagagcaccgcctttatgccaaattttctaagtgtgaattctggttgccagaagtaacCTACCTAGGCCATTTAAtatctggtaagggtattgctgtcaatcccgagcgagttcaggccgttcttaattggacaccacctgaatcagtcaagcaagctcggagtttccttggcttagcgagctattgtcgctgcTTTCACTACACCATGACACTACAAAGACGACATGCGGCTGTTGGTAAAAGTGAGCATCGCCGACACTTTTTTTGGCCGAAACTATTCCAACACACAGCATGTCAGTGTTAGATAAGCTCATGTCACATTATCTGTCACCAAAGCACCATGGAATCACCGACGTAATTTCTGTCGGCGTATGAAGTCTTTAGTGATTGTTTGTGTGTCGCCGATTCATGAGGACACAAAAAGTGTTGGCATTGTTTGCTTCGGCCCATATAAAAAAATTGGCGCTGAAAGAAGGCCATGCGCACGCTATGTGAAACACTCATTCGGGGCGGACTAGCAAAAAAAACACGCATCTCTATCGCCCCCTCACACAGAAATACCAACCTCACCTCTCTCCTCTCGTCACCCACACCCTAAACCTAACCcgattccgccgccgccgcccccgcccgtcTGCGCCGCGGCCCCcgacctgcgcgccgccgcccttcCACTGGTCCCCTCGCGCCACATCATCCCGACCCCAACCTCCCTCTAGCCCACAGTGCACCATCCTCCCAGTTGCAGCAAGCCGTCCACCGCGGCAGGAGCAGCAGCGGCACCGAGGAGAAGCAGCGCCGTCAACCACCACCGGATAGATGCAGCAGCACCTTCCACCAGTGAGGAGAAGCAGTACCGTCAGCCATGGAGGATCCACCGTGGTTCTTCCTCCATCGGCAATGTCTGTTCCTGCGGATCTTCTTTCCTCCGCCCAGCCTACAAAATTCAAGAGGTAAGCTTTTGCCCCCATTTTACTGAACTGAAACTGAAACAGATAGATCTATCTTGCAGTGGTTATTTTAGTTCATCACAGATAGATCTCTGTTGCAATCACATGAACACATCAGTTTTAAGCTGAAGCAAATTATTGTAGATGtgttttgaaaatcttaatttgaTCAAACAAAGCCACTGGAAAAAAACTTTTTGTGTCCCCACGTGGATGTGCTTTTTGTCTCTACATGGATCGAAATTCATATCGCTCTATAATGCCCTGCTCAGGGGAGATCGGGATGCTGCGCGCCGCGCCCTGCTTGGATCTGATGGAGCGGGCGAGGTAGTGGTCGGGGCATGGGATGGCGCCTTCGTCGTCAGACCATTGGGATTCAGCATATTTCTGCAGTCTTCTTCAGAGATCAGGAGGGTTCGATTCAACACAATTCCGGGCTTGGGTTCCTCTCAAACAAAATCATCTCGACAGCATTCCTCTTTTTTGCTTCTTATTAGTCAAACTCTGAAATCAATTTCTATATTTTAGTGGGTACTTAATTGATTTGATAGGCTATATCTACGTGTGATGCATCAACTAGGCTTTGTAAATGGATACATAGTGTTTTCTGGTTATTTTCTTCAATAATTATGTGTTCCCATTTCTCCCACTCAACATGTTACAGAATTTAGTGATTAACATTTATCTACCGAATTACAATTCAGTCAAGCATTACAATCTTTATGCCAAAACTAAACAATAGAACAAAGTCTGCGTGGGATTTGTATTGCCAGCTATGGCTTCAAAAAACAAAACCAATAGTAAGTTATTTATGTACTAATTCCCCTAATGATATTAGCATATGTTGTTTGAATTTAACTATTGAAGAGCACATGAATGGTACTAGCATCTAGGATTGAGGGATTAAAAGTTTACAAAATTTCAAAGAAATTGTATGTTGGTTTCATCTCTTTGTTGTTCTGAAATTGCCGCCCTTGTTGAATTGTTCTCTATCACATCTAAAGCAAAATTTTACAGTTAGCATATGTGATGGACTATATTTTTAATTGGGGCTCGAGTATAATGGACTGGGAATCATTCTCTTAATGATCTGGTACTCTTGAACTCGTGCATGAAACGTGCTTTTGTCATATATATTTCTCCCGAGGTTTGTGGGGAATAAGAaatttagataaagatatgatatCTACACATATAGTATATCTTAAAGTCTGAAAGTCAGTCTTTCACTGTCCCTTTGAGCCTTCTTCCCAACCTTTGAGGATGTACATAGCACCCTGCAGAGGTAACTTTTTTTAGATGTGTAGAGCACTTCTTGATGTTCATCTTACCAGCTAGATCTCACATGTAACAACTATGTGGTAGAATAAACTTTTGCAAACACAAGAAAAAATTGCATTCTGCTGGATTTTCTGTTACAGTTTTCATGTTGTTTTTTTCCTGTTGAGGGGGACTATTCAAATATACTGATGGTCTAAAAAAACCTATGTATACATTAACATAAAACAATTATGCAGAAAGTGGACCTTTTTAAGTTCAGGAAAACCGCTTGATGTCATTTCACTCGGTAAATGTCAGTCTGGTTTAGTGTTCTCTAAAGCTATTTGACCCCAGCTACATGGTCCAGTAGCAATAACAGCCACATGATGGCCAATTCAGAAATACCTTTAGTGATATGTTGGAGTACAACCACATGGTTAGAGTTTCCATGTTAAATCACTCCTTTCTTTTATTAATACTTATTTGGTGAAGTTCTTGGCTGCAATATTACAAATTTCATGTGAATGCTGTATTGAAAAGAGAGGTGGAGCTTGCTTGTGGATATGATGGAATGCAAACAATGGGCGATGCTCACCACATGTCCATTGCATGGCTATCAAATAgggtaaaaatatattttatacATTTTCCTATTCTGGCGTAAACTATCACCTGATGCAAACTAATTGTTATTTTTGTTGATCAAACCTTGCACCAAGTCATGGTTGTCGTCATCGCAGAGTTCAGTTATTATTCCTGTCAACATCACCATGTTCTATCTGACACTTGGAACTGAGAGCAAGTAGTATACCACTACCAGTACCTCTAGTAGTGTGGATCAACATGTTTTTGCAATTCTGTTTTCGAAAGTATTTTATTTTCATTCATCTAGTA is a window encoding:
- the LOC123046183 gene encoding uncharacterized protein, whose translation is MQQHLPPVRRSSTVSHGGSTVVLPPSAMSVPADLLSSAQPTKFKRGDRDAARRALLGSDGAGEVVVGAWDGAFVVRPLGFSIFLQSSSEIRRGQMGESTMY